One Mesotoga infera DNA segment encodes these proteins:
- a CDS encoding arginine--tRNA ligase, with translation MFKEKLESSVKEAIREFAIENEKIDFKIEMPPEGFGDLSTNVAFMLSKTLKKTPREIATLISESLSKERDYSRVEVAGPGFINVDFSSKYVSSVLENILQTPDFWKKTGGTSIQLEFASANPTGPFTVGHGRQAVFGDVLYRIFFSRGYRVQREMYINDAGRQIGLLGRSLWVRYNQLLGLEEELPEDGYQGGYLIDIARDLAGEVGEQFKGVWNDDSESYFKKYALGKMLEDILGTLRTLRVEFDNVFFESSLIEDGTVKSVIETLDRKGLTYESEGAKWLRVSSFVEDDDKVLVRSNGTNTYFMTDIAYHYNKHQRNFEKVFDIWGADHMGHIPRMKAAMKSLGIEDDFLNVIIHQYVNLKREGEVVKMSTRRGEFTTLDELVEAVGVDSTRYFFAMFDPDTHMLFDIDLARQKSNDNPVFYVQYANARISNVFRTAQEKSVAVSFDSLELLDSQEDRRIIKLLTIFPEILDSVVADYRTNRLTSYLEDLSRAFHAYYNKNIIVDSANPALSGARLALCKALQNILKGGLELLGVEAPDSM, from the coding sequence GTGTTCAAGGAGAAGTTGGAAAGTTCAGTAAAAGAAGCGATTAGGGAGTTCGCCATTGAAAACGAGAAGATTGACTTCAAGATCGAGATGCCTCCTGAGGGATTTGGAGATTTATCGACAAATGTTGCATTCATGCTCTCAAAGACTCTCAAGAAAACTCCGAGAGAAATTGCCACGTTGATTTCGGAGAGTCTTAGCAAGGAGCGAGACTACAGCAGAGTTGAGGTAGCTGGTCCGGGATTCATAAATGTTGATTTCTCTTCAAAATATGTCTCATCGGTCTTGGAGAACATTCTTCAAACTCCGGACTTCTGGAAAAAGACGGGCGGAACAAGCATTCAACTCGAGTTCGCAAGTGCAAATCCAACGGGTCCCTTCACTGTTGGACATGGTCGTCAGGCAGTATTCGGAGATGTTCTATACAGGATCTTCTTTTCTAGAGGTTACAGGGTTCAAAGGGAAATGTACATAAACGATGCAGGCAGACAGATAGGGCTTCTCGGGCGCTCTCTTTGGGTAAGGTATAATCAACTCCTCGGTCTGGAAGAGGAGCTTCCAGAAGATGGCTACCAGGGAGGGTACCTGATTGACATTGCGCGAGATCTTGCTGGAGAAGTAGGTGAGCAATTCAAAGGTGTCTGGAATGATGACTCTGAGAGTTACTTCAAGAAGTACGCTCTTGGGAAGATGCTTGAAGATATCCTTGGAACCTTAAGGACATTGAGAGTGGAATTTGACAACGTGTTCTTTGAGAGTTCGCTAATTGAAGATGGAACTGTTAAATCAGTCATTGAGACACTAGATCGAAAGGGGCTCACATATGAGTCAGAAGGTGCAAAATGGCTCAGAGTATCAAGCTTTGTTGAAGATGACGACAAGGTACTGGTTAGATCTAACGGGACAAACACGTACTTCATGACCGATATTGCATACCACTACAATAAGCATCAGAGGAATTTCGAGAAGGTTTTTGACATTTGGGGAGCGGATCACATGGGTCACATACCTAGAATGAAGGCCGCAATGAAATCTCTCGGAATTGAAGATGACTTCCTCAACGTGATAATTCACCAGTATGTGAACCTGAAGAGAGAGGGCGAAGTTGTCAAGATGTCAACTAGAAGAGGTGAATTCACGACACTCGATGAACTGGTAGAAGCGGTCGGCGTCGATTCGACTAGGTATTTCTTTGCGATGTTCGATCCCGACACTCACATGCTGTTCGATATTGACCTGGCAAGACAGAAGTCCAATGACAACCCGGTATTCTATGTACAATACGCAAATGCAAGAATAAGCAACGTCTTCAGGACTGCACAAGAGAAGAGCGTAGCTGTCTCATTCGATTCTCTAGAATTGCTTGACAGTCAGGAGGACAGAAGAATTATAAAACTGCTGACCATCTTCCCCGAAATACTCGATTCAGTAGTTGCCGATTATAGGACAAATCGCCTGACTTCCTATCTAGAGGATCTATCAAGAGCTTTTCATGCATACTACAACAAAAACATAATCGTCGATTCCGCGAATCCGGCTTTGTCGGGGGCTCGATTGGCTTTGTGCAAGGCGCTTCAGAATATTCTCAAAGGCGGGCTGGAGCTTCTTGGCGTTGAGGCTCCCGACAGCATGTGA